A genomic region of Cydia amplana chromosome 5, ilCydAmpl1.1, whole genome shotgun sequence contains the following coding sequences:
- the LOC134648102 gene encoding zinc finger protein 729-like isoform X1, whose translation MFQRTMLQQMSSPPSVHVGEVASLVRLEGRTCGDASSEASSDAAEDFELPQCKIRRNYNCTKCTFYTQNPRVYLVHTRDVHFEKIKIYDCPHCVYASRHHQKLVRHIKMVHAAPSQVVKADLEPPPVPVATTTAEPEERIEDLLEEVEDTEEIQLDLEDCIEESMDHSADMEVEGDRAVAEEPSDLPKDKTKFFSCTKCNYVTHIRARFTKHVKYHSMPMIKCTMCDFRTPYKWNLDRHMKNHGGTGSFNCSMCNFTADIKQSLTVHEMNHHTPPVGQSVASRRRNRVGASDIALADAARALVVKEEEGSGDSRSSHASEMGLQYADIEMITCTSDNETSTESAAKKDSELAQDTQHRQSPNSTMGEGKTNKQSRKIPRPIPQLIPLNTSTPNQNKSPPGEPPLKKFKEDLSRHTVDNVDNFPADITIIPVTNGTPLSTKEPAVKKKNESFFDRLKERLLTATGEEGTLTCKNCGFESKCLSEHSVHEKNCTVSANRVLANNTHTSLGSTRCQNCRHRCKSSADLYVHMQTCGKVEKAENEQSNDSENKHETTSTAHEADFVKDEPHPMENVVFVWNNINPDTAKFETPLDININDDSTMPETNKNYDSEIVDENEGMNLSPSQAAGKKVFKCPHCTFWASTASRFHVHIVGHLNKKPFECSLCKYKSNWRWDITKHIKLKSARDPEHNDAKVLMTDETGRRNYSKYNKFLAVPVLNEYGETEFDYIDPNALANGSMELDESFNDTNDNINTTLEMQPLNLQTLHGQHSIETMDIKNEDQKPKKTMWKCKKCNYKDPSKEALLAHVREHSKPEDGHEENKSFTKKPDNTPDPADLAYRCGHCNQLSNWKHVIQRHCRLKHDGVIKVITTVKPKPDASSLLNEMNDTCTKCPFKAADRKQLLHHMQQHQPSTLSIFKCYFCPYFVKTEHDLVQHLALHGVTDPEEYMSKAMGCKSPLPENAGNSSGSVSTKRHKCTECPYETNSKSQFMYHEQFHRLPADTPYKCQECNYSVSKRHLLHQHMRVHGIMPKKTEMELEMEASSSSCKMEIPIDLNEIPFVWVSAKNEFHKMYKCRYCSYVNSQKCKIPNHEKIHCIVFENSEITIYKCLECKFTCDNAGRLAEHSRTHGEIYGRIYCPVEADVPEEEQITKLRKVIEAEKLNNPDSPRDEMLLKDNEELKILFFCHKCPARFFIDSDLRIHDKFHDLLFANKCKLCEFSVPQETELNVHAVHHSDEYATETKMLKFKHRSHPAHKEPKLEVVHCPLTSKVNWIVSHPTTNFEIVDSSKKCNENRVPKQYFCKECPAKFFKTSALSYHMGLHGGDGDHKCKKCSYTVKNLGNLAKHESLHENDGKANTCDYESGEDNDYKNIPLSGTDLFQRKTEAQKRVVKDNNKLVKPNDHFPPVLQADPQFGYLMHGNPEFIYPTYMKNGRQKEKRYKCHKCPSAFEKREQYKIHLSLHGSKQRYKCEVCDYSVKYYANYVQHMRKHQMNDEAHAERRKSNEETNEAENETQEDKPAKGNIKLAIKTMPKGPTRPKSDFQQFSVSDQQTLRLLQLRRSINNAEKEKQPDPTPAKERKLHMCLLCPYTNQRQDALTNHYKRHEDNLNAANGIHKCPHCDLVVVQSHFLREHLKTHFNYQKHLTPECYAASEGVTFIIKQLDDDEDTKDEDKSEHLNEDITDIEVKEKDGLIDDKKSQENNICDLKDIFKNGQKKGPKLNLKIAVKEETSTDLVITLDEKITFDSNDNKIFVKLKTGELIVE comes from the exons ATGTTCCAGCGGACTATGCTCCAGCAAATGTCCTCGCCGCCGAGCGTTCACGTCGGCGAGGTCGCATCCCTAGTACGACTCGAGGGCCGCACGTGCGGCGACGCGTCCTCTGAGGCCTCCTCGGACGCCGCCGAAGATTTTGAACTACCAcagtgcaagataagaagaaaCTATAATTGCACCAAGTGCACATTCTACACACAGAACCCGCGGGTTTATTTAGTGCATACGAGAGACGTTCACTTtgaaaagattaaaatatatgaCTGCCCCCATTGCGTTTACGCGTCGAGACATCACCAAAAGCTTGTGAGACACATAAAGATGGTACATGCGGCGCCATCGCAAGTGGTCAAAGCGGATTTGGAGCCTCCGCCGGTGCCCGTGGCCACGACCACAGCGGAGCCGGAGGAGCGAATTGAAGATTTACTCGAAGAAGTCGAGGACACCGAAGAAATTCAATTAGATTTAGAAGACTGCATCGAAGAGTCGATGGACCACTCCGCAGATATGGAGGTCGAGGGCGACAGGGCTGTCGCCGAAGAGCCCTCGGATTTACCAAAGGACAAGACGAAGTTTTTCTCCTGTACCAAATGCAACTACGTCACCCACATCCGTGCAAGATTCACCAAACACGTCAAATATCATTCAATGCCAATGATAAAATGTACAATGTGTGATTTCCGTACACCTTACAAGTGGAATTTAGATCGACACATGAAGAATCACGGAGGGACGGGGAGTTTCAATTGTTCCATGTGCAACTTCACCGCCGACATCAAGCAGAGTCTGACGGTGCACGAGATGAATCACCACACGCCGCCCGTGGGACAATCGGTCGCGAGTCGCCGACGCAACCGGGTGGGCGCCAGCGACATCGCTCTCGCCGACGCGGCGCGCGCGCTCGTCGTCAAGGAGGAGGAAGGGAGCGGCGACTCGCGCTCCTCGCACGCATCG GAAATGGGTCTCCAATATGCAGATATAGAAATGATTACTTGTACCAGTGACAACGAAACGAGCACTGAATCAGCTGCCAAAAAAGACTCTGAATTGGCACAAGATACGCAACATCGACAATCGCCAAACAGCACGATGGGAGAAgggaaaacaaacaaacaaagcaGAAAAATACCCAGACCGATACCGCAACTAATACCCCTGAACACGTCGACGCCCAATCAAAATAAGTCACCACCAGGAGAACCACCgctcaaaaagtttaaagaAGATCTAAGTAGACATACAGTTGATAATGTCGACAATTTTCCAGCTGATATCACAATTATACCTGTCACCAATGGTACACCCCTTAGTACAAAAGAACCCGCGGTGAAGAAGAAAAACGAATCCTTTTTTGACAGACTAAAAGAAAGGTTGCTAACAGCAACCGGAGAGGAAGGAACGTTGACATGCAAAAACTGCGGTTTTGAAAGCAAATGCTTATCAGAACATTCTGTACACGAAAAGAACTGCACAGTATCAGCAAACAGGGTTTTGGCAAATAACACACACACGAGCCTTGGCTCTACGCGTTGCCAGAATTGTCGGCATAGATGCAAATCCAGTGCCGATTTATATGTTCACATGCAAACATGCGGCAAAGTGGAGAAAGCAGAAAATGAACAGTCAAATGACAGTGAAAACAAACACGAAACCACGTCAACAGCCCATGAAGCCGATTTTGTTAAAGATGAACCGCATCCCATGGAAAATGTCGTCTTCGTTTGGAATAATATTAATCCCGATACCGCCAAATTTGAGACGCCGTTAGACATCAATATTAATGATGATTCAACTATGCccgaaacaaataaaaattatgactCAGAAATAGTTGATGAAAATGAAGGGATGAACTTGTCACCTAGCCAAGCTGCCGGAAAAAAGGTGTTTAAATGTCCGCACTGCACTTTCTGGGCATCGACCGCATCACGGTTCCACGTTCACATCGTCGGGCATTTGAATAAAAAACCTTTCGAATGCTCCCTCTGCAAATATAAATCGAATTGGAGATGGGACATCACCAAGCACATAAAACTGAAATCAGCAAGAGACCCTGAACACAATGATGCAAAGGTTTTGATGACTGATGAAACTGGCCGGAGGAACTACAGTAAATACAACAAGTTCTTAGCAGTGCCCGTCCTAAACGAATATGGAGAAACCGAATTTGACTATATAGATCCAAACGCACTGGCGAACGGTAGCATGGAACTCGATGAATCATTCAACGACACGAATGATAATATCAACACAACACTTGAAATGCAACCTCTTAACTTGCAAACTCTACATGGACAGCACAGTATCGAGACAATGGATATTAAAAACGAAGATCAGAAACCTAAGAAAACGATGTGGAAATGCAAAAAATGTAACTACAA GGACCCATCGAAGGAAGCGCTACTAGCACACGTCCGCGAGCACTCGAAGCCCGAAGACGGACACGAGGAGAACAAGTCCTTCACCAAGAAACCTGACAACACGCCGGACCCGGCCGACCTGGCCTACCGCTGCGGGCACTGCAACCAGCTGTCCAACTGGAAGCACGTCATACAG AGACACTGTCGTTTGAAGCATGATGGAGTCATCAAAGTTATTACCACGGTCAAACCGAAACCGGATGCGTCGTCATTGCTGAACGAAATGAACGACACTTGCACCAAATGTCCGTTCAAAGCTGCAGACAGAAAACAACTTCTACACCACATGCAGCAGCACCAGCCTTCGACCCTGTCCATATTCAAATGCTACTTCTGTCCGTACTTCGTGAAAACTGAACACGACTTAGTGCAACATCTAGCTTTACATGGTGTCACAGACCCAGAAGAATACATGTCCAAAGCAATGGGATGCAAGTCGCCGCTGCCAGAAAATGCTGGCAATTCGAGCGGGTCCGTCTCAACCAAACGACACAAGTGCACGGAGTGTCCCTACGAAACCAATAGCAAGTCTCAGTTTATGTATCACGAGCAATTCCACCGGCTCCCAGCAGACACTCCATACAAATGCCAGGAATGCAACTACAGCGTTTCCAAGAGACACCTTCTCCATCAGCACATGAGAGTTCACGGAATCATGCCTAAGAAAACTGAAATGGAATTAGAAATGGAAGCGTCCTCGTCCTCTTGCAAGATGGAGATTCCTATCGATTTAAACGAAATTCCTTTCGTGTGGGTTTCGGCTAAAAACGAATTCCACAAAATGTACAAATGCCGCTACTGTTCGTATGTAAATTCACAAAAGTGCAAAATACCAAATCATGAGAAGATTCATTGTATCGTCTTTGAAAACAGTGAAATCACTATTTACAAATGCTTGGAATGTAAGTTTACTTGCGATAATGCCGGAAGGTTGGCCGAACATTCAAGGACGCATGGAGAAATTTACGGACGCATCTACTGTCCAGTCGAAGCCGATGTTCCCGAGGAGGAGCAGATTACTAAATTACGCAAGGTTATAGAAGCTGAGAAACTAAATAACCCGGATAGCCCCAGAGACGAGATGCTTTTAAAAGATAATGAAGAACTTAAAATATTGTTCTTCTGTCATAAATGCCCGGCTAGATTTTTCATTGACAGTGATTTGAGGATCCATGACAAATTCCACGATCTGTTGTTTGCAAATAAATGCAAGCTTTGTGAGTTTTCAGTGCCCCAAGAAACTGAATTAAACGTTCATGCGGTCCACCATTCCGATGAGTATGCGACGGAAACTAAAATGCTCAAGTTTAAGCATCGATCTCACCCAGCGCACAAGGAGCCGAAATTGGAAGTTGTACACTGCCCGCTCACTTCAAAAGTAAATTGGATAGTTTCGCACCCGACGACTAACTTTGAGATTGTAGATTCTTCGAAAAAATGCAACGAGAATAGAGTGCCTAAGCAATATTTCTGCAAGGAATGTCCAGCCAAATTCTTCAAAACTTCCGCGTTAAGTTATCACATGGGATTGCACGGAGGGGATGGCGACCACAAGTGCAAAAAATGTAGCTACACTGTTAAAAACTTAGGAAATTTGGCCAAGCATGAATCGTTACACGAGAATGACGGAAAAGCCAACACGTGTGATTACGAATCCGGAGAAGACAATGATTACAAAAACATTCCACTATCGGGCACTGATCTATTTCAACGGAAAACTGAAGCGCAGAAAAGAGTTGTAAAAGACAACAACAAGTTGGTGAAACCAAACGACCATTTCCCACCTGTGCTACAGGCAGATCCTCAATTCGGATACCTAATGCATGGTAATCCAGAGTTTATCTATCCTACGTACATGAAAAATGGCCGTCAAAAAGAGAAAAGATACAAGTGCCACAAATGCCCATCCGCATTTGAGAAAAgagaacaatacaaaatacatttatcGCTACACGGATCGAAACAGAGATACAAGTGCGAGGTTTGTGATTATTCTGTAAAATACTACGCCAACTACGTCCAACACATGAGGAAACATCAAATGAATGACGAAGCCCACGCTGAAAGAAGAAAAAGTAATGAAGAGACTAATGAAGCTGAAAACGAGACACAGGAAGATAAACCAGCAAAAGGAAATATTAAGCTAGCTATTAAGACAATGCCAAAGGGGCCAACAAGGCCAAAAAGTGATTTTCAGCAGTTTTCTGTCAGTGACCAACAAACACTCCGCCTGCTACAACTAAGACGGTCTATAAATAATGCTGAAAAAGAAAAGCAACCGGACCCCACTCCCGCAAAGGAACGTAAGCTACACATGTGTTTGTTGTGTCCTTACACGAACCAGCGCCAAGACGCTTTAACAAATCACTATAAGAGACACGAAGATAACCTAAATGCCGCCAATGGCATTCATAAATGTCCACATTGTGACCTAGTCGTCGTTCAATCACACTTTCTGCGAGAACACCTAAAGACTCATTTTAATTATCAAAAGCATTTGACCCCTGAATGCTATGCAGCTAGTGAAGGTGTGACCTTTATCATAAAACAACTCGATGATGATGAAGATACAAAAGATGAAGACAAGAGTGAACATTTAAATGAAGATATCACTGATATTGAAGTCAAAGAAAAGGATGGTTTAATCGATGACAAGAAATCACAAGAAAACAACATATGTGATCTGAAAGATATCTTTAAAAATGGACAGAAAAAAGGtccaaaattaaatttaaaaattgcgGTGAAAGAAGAGACTTCTACTGATCTAGTTATTACTTTAGATGAAAAAATTACTTTCGACTCAAATGATAATAAGATATTCGTCAAACTTAAAACAGGGGAGCTTATTGTAGAGTAA
- the LOC134648102 gene encoding zinc finger protein 729-like isoform X2: protein MLQQMSSPPSVHVGEVASLVRLEGRTCGDASSEASSDAAEDFELPQCKIRRNYNCTKCTFYTQNPRVYLVHTRDVHFEKIKIYDCPHCVYASRHHQKLVRHIKMVHAAPSQVVKADLEPPPVPVATTTAEPEERIEDLLEEVEDTEEIQLDLEDCIEESMDHSADMEVEGDRAVAEEPSDLPKDKTKFFSCTKCNYVTHIRARFTKHVKYHSMPMIKCTMCDFRTPYKWNLDRHMKNHGGTGSFNCSMCNFTADIKQSLTVHEMNHHTPPVGQSVASRRRNRVGASDIALADAARALVVKEEEGSGDSRSSHASEMGLQYADIEMITCTSDNETSTESAAKKDSELAQDTQHRQSPNSTMGEGKTNKQSRKIPRPIPQLIPLNTSTPNQNKSPPGEPPLKKFKEDLSRHTVDNVDNFPADITIIPVTNGTPLSTKEPAVKKKNESFFDRLKERLLTATGEEGTLTCKNCGFESKCLSEHSVHEKNCTVSANRVLANNTHTSLGSTRCQNCRHRCKSSADLYVHMQTCGKVEKAENEQSNDSENKHETTSTAHEADFVKDEPHPMENVVFVWNNINPDTAKFETPLDININDDSTMPETNKNYDSEIVDENEGMNLSPSQAAGKKVFKCPHCTFWASTASRFHVHIVGHLNKKPFECSLCKYKSNWRWDITKHIKLKSARDPEHNDAKVLMTDETGRRNYSKYNKFLAVPVLNEYGETEFDYIDPNALANGSMELDESFNDTNDNINTTLEMQPLNLQTLHGQHSIETMDIKNEDQKPKKTMWKCKKCNYKDPSKEALLAHVREHSKPEDGHEENKSFTKKPDNTPDPADLAYRCGHCNQLSNWKHVIQRHCRLKHDGVIKVITTVKPKPDASSLLNEMNDTCTKCPFKAADRKQLLHHMQQHQPSTLSIFKCYFCPYFVKTEHDLVQHLALHGVTDPEEYMSKAMGCKSPLPENAGNSSGSVSTKRHKCTECPYETNSKSQFMYHEQFHRLPADTPYKCQECNYSVSKRHLLHQHMRVHGIMPKKTEMELEMEASSSSCKMEIPIDLNEIPFVWVSAKNEFHKMYKCRYCSYVNSQKCKIPNHEKIHCIVFENSEITIYKCLECKFTCDNAGRLAEHSRTHGEIYGRIYCPVEADVPEEEQITKLRKVIEAEKLNNPDSPRDEMLLKDNEELKILFFCHKCPARFFIDSDLRIHDKFHDLLFANKCKLCEFSVPQETELNVHAVHHSDEYATETKMLKFKHRSHPAHKEPKLEVVHCPLTSKVNWIVSHPTTNFEIVDSSKKCNENRVPKQYFCKECPAKFFKTSALSYHMGLHGGDGDHKCKKCSYTVKNLGNLAKHESLHENDGKANTCDYESGEDNDYKNIPLSGTDLFQRKTEAQKRVVKDNNKLVKPNDHFPPVLQADPQFGYLMHGNPEFIYPTYMKNGRQKEKRYKCHKCPSAFEKREQYKIHLSLHGSKQRYKCEVCDYSVKYYANYVQHMRKHQMNDEAHAERRKSNEETNEAENETQEDKPAKGNIKLAIKTMPKGPTRPKSDFQQFSVSDQQTLRLLQLRRSINNAEKEKQPDPTPAKERKLHMCLLCPYTNQRQDALTNHYKRHEDNLNAANGIHKCPHCDLVVVQSHFLREHLKTHFNYQKHLTPECYAASEGVTFIIKQLDDDEDTKDEDKSEHLNEDITDIEVKEKDGLIDDKKSQENNICDLKDIFKNGQKKGPKLNLKIAVKEETSTDLVITLDEKITFDSNDNKIFVKLKTGELIVE from the exons ATGCTCCAGCAAATGTCCTCGCCGCCGAGCGTTCACGTCGGCGAGGTCGCATCCCTAGTACGACTCGAGGGCCGCACGTGCGGCGACGCGTCCTCTGAGGCCTCCTCGGACGCCGCCGAAGATTTTGAACTACCAcagtgcaagataagaagaaaCTATAATTGCACCAAGTGCACATTCTACACACAGAACCCGCGGGTTTATTTAGTGCATACGAGAGACGTTCACTTtgaaaagattaaaatatatgaCTGCCCCCATTGCGTTTACGCGTCGAGACATCACCAAAAGCTTGTGAGACACATAAAGATGGTACATGCGGCGCCATCGCAAGTGGTCAAAGCGGATTTGGAGCCTCCGCCGGTGCCCGTGGCCACGACCACAGCGGAGCCGGAGGAGCGAATTGAAGATTTACTCGAAGAAGTCGAGGACACCGAAGAAATTCAATTAGATTTAGAAGACTGCATCGAAGAGTCGATGGACCACTCCGCAGATATGGAGGTCGAGGGCGACAGGGCTGTCGCCGAAGAGCCCTCGGATTTACCAAAGGACAAGACGAAGTTTTTCTCCTGTACCAAATGCAACTACGTCACCCACATCCGTGCAAGATTCACCAAACACGTCAAATATCATTCAATGCCAATGATAAAATGTACAATGTGTGATTTCCGTACACCTTACAAGTGGAATTTAGATCGACACATGAAGAATCACGGAGGGACGGGGAGTTTCAATTGTTCCATGTGCAACTTCACCGCCGACATCAAGCAGAGTCTGACGGTGCACGAGATGAATCACCACACGCCGCCCGTGGGACAATCGGTCGCGAGTCGCCGACGCAACCGGGTGGGCGCCAGCGACATCGCTCTCGCCGACGCGGCGCGCGCGCTCGTCGTCAAGGAGGAGGAAGGGAGCGGCGACTCGCGCTCCTCGCACGCATCG GAAATGGGTCTCCAATATGCAGATATAGAAATGATTACTTGTACCAGTGACAACGAAACGAGCACTGAATCAGCTGCCAAAAAAGACTCTGAATTGGCACAAGATACGCAACATCGACAATCGCCAAACAGCACGATGGGAGAAgggaaaacaaacaaacaaagcaGAAAAATACCCAGACCGATACCGCAACTAATACCCCTGAACACGTCGACGCCCAATCAAAATAAGTCACCACCAGGAGAACCACCgctcaaaaagtttaaagaAGATCTAAGTAGACATACAGTTGATAATGTCGACAATTTTCCAGCTGATATCACAATTATACCTGTCACCAATGGTACACCCCTTAGTACAAAAGAACCCGCGGTGAAGAAGAAAAACGAATCCTTTTTTGACAGACTAAAAGAAAGGTTGCTAACAGCAACCGGAGAGGAAGGAACGTTGACATGCAAAAACTGCGGTTTTGAAAGCAAATGCTTATCAGAACATTCTGTACACGAAAAGAACTGCACAGTATCAGCAAACAGGGTTTTGGCAAATAACACACACACGAGCCTTGGCTCTACGCGTTGCCAGAATTGTCGGCATAGATGCAAATCCAGTGCCGATTTATATGTTCACATGCAAACATGCGGCAAAGTGGAGAAAGCAGAAAATGAACAGTCAAATGACAGTGAAAACAAACACGAAACCACGTCAACAGCCCATGAAGCCGATTTTGTTAAAGATGAACCGCATCCCATGGAAAATGTCGTCTTCGTTTGGAATAATATTAATCCCGATACCGCCAAATTTGAGACGCCGTTAGACATCAATATTAATGATGATTCAACTATGCccgaaacaaataaaaattatgactCAGAAATAGTTGATGAAAATGAAGGGATGAACTTGTCACCTAGCCAAGCTGCCGGAAAAAAGGTGTTTAAATGTCCGCACTGCACTTTCTGGGCATCGACCGCATCACGGTTCCACGTTCACATCGTCGGGCATTTGAATAAAAAACCTTTCGAATGCTCCCTCTGCAAATATAAATCGAATTGGAGATGGGACATCACCAAGCACATAAAACTGAAATCAGCAAGAGACCCTGAACACAATGATGCAAAGGTTTTGATGACTGATGAAACTGGCCGGAGGAACTACAGTAAATACAACAAGTTCTTAGCAGTGCCCGTCCTAAACGAATATGGAGAAACCGAATTTGACTATATAGATCCAAACGCACTGGCGAACGGTAGCATGGAACTCGATGAATCATTCAACGACACGAATGATAATATCAACACAACACTTGAAATGCAACCTCTTAACTTGCAAACTCTACATGGACAGCACAGTATCGAGACAATGGATATTAAAAACGAAGATCAGAAACCTAAGAAAACGATGTGGAAATGCAAAAAATGTAACTACAA GGACCCATCGAAGGAAGCGCTACTAGCACACGTCCGCGAGCACTCGAAGCCCGAAGACGGACACGAGGAGAACAAGTCCTTCACCAAGAAACCTGACAACACGCCGGACCCGGCCGACCTGGCCTACCGCTGCGGGCACTGCAACCAGCTGTCCAACTGGAAGCACGTCATACAG AGACACTGTCGTTTGAAGCATGATGGAGTCATCAAAGTTATTACCACGGTCAAACCGAAACCGGATGCGTCGTCATTGCTGAACGAAATGAACGACACTTGCACCAAATGTCCGTTCAAAGCTGCAGACAGAAAACAACTTCTACACCACATGCAGCAGCACCAGCCTTCGACCCTGTCCATATTCAAATGCTACTTCTGTCCGTACTTCGTGAAAACTGAACACGACTTAGTGCAACATCTAGCTTTACATGGTGTCACAGACCCAGAAGAATACATGTCCAAAGCAATGGGATGCAAGTCGCCGCTGCCAGAAAATGCTGGCAATTCGAGCGGGTCCGTCTCAACCAAACGACACAAGTGCACGGAGTGTCCCTACGAAACCAATAGCAAGTCTCAGTTTATGTATCACGAGCAATTCCACCGGCTCCCAGCAGACACTCCATACAAATGCCAGGAATGCAACTACAGCGTTTCCAAGAGACACCTTCTCCATCAGCACATGAGAGTTCACGGAATCATGCCTAAGAAAACTGAAATGGAATTAGAAATGGAAGCGTCCTCGTCCTCTTGCAAGATGGAGATTCCTATCGATTTAAACGAAATTCCTTTCGTGTGGGTTTCGGCTAAAAACGAATTCCACAAAATGTACAAATGCCGCTACTGTTCGTATGTAAATTCACAAAAGTGCAAAATACCAAATCATGAGAAGATTCATTGTATCGTCTTTGAAAACAGTGAAATCACTATTTACAAATGCTTGGAATGTAAGTTTACTTGCGATAATGCCGGAAGGTTGGCCGAACATTCAAGGACGCATGGAGAAATTTACGGACGCATCTACTGTCCAGTCGAAGCCGATGTTCCCGAGGAGGAGCAGATTACTAAATTACGCAAGGTTATAGAAGCTGAGAAACTAAATAACCCGGATAGCCCCAGAGACGAGATGCTTTTAAAAGATAATGAAGAACTTAAAATATTGTTCTTCTGTCATAAATGCCCGGCTAGATTTTTCATTGACAGTGATTTGAGGATCCATGACAAATTCCACGATCTGTTGTTTGCAAATAAATGCAAGCTTTGTGAGTTTTCAGTGCCCCAAGAAACTGAATTAAACGTTCATGCGGTCCACCATTCCGATGAGTATGCGACGGAAACTAAAATGCTCAAGTTTAAGCATCGATCTCACCCAGCGCACAAGGAGCCGAAATTGGAAGTTGTACACTGCCCGCTCACTTCAAAAGTAAATTGGATAGTTTCGCACCCGACGACTAACTTTGAGATTGTAGATTCTTCGAAAAAATGCAACGAGAATAGAGTGCCTAAGCAATATTTCTGCAAGGAATGTCCAGCCAAATTCTTCAAAACTTCCGCGTTAAGTTATCACATGGGATTGCACGGAGGGGATGGCGACCACAAGTGCAAAAAATGTAGCTACACTGTTAAAAACTTAGGAAATTTGGCCAAGCATGAATCGTTACACGAGAATGACGGAAAAGCCAACACGTGTGATTACGAATCCGGAGAAGACAATGATTACAAAAACATTCCACTATCGGGCACTGATCTATTTCAACGGAAAACTGAAGCGCAGAAAAGAGTTGTAAAAGACAACAACAAGTTGGTGAAACCAAACGACCATTTCCCACCTGTGCTACAGGCAGATCCTCAATTCGGATACCTAATGCATGGTAATCCAGAGTTTATCTATCCTACGTACATGAAAAATGGCCGTCAAAAAGAGAAAAGATACAAGTGCCACAAATGCCCATCCGCATTTGAGAAAAgagaacaatacaaaatacatttatcGCTACACGGATCGAAACAGAGATACAAGTGCGAGGTTTGTGATTATTCTGTAAAATACTACGCCAACTACGTCCAACACATGAGGAAACATCAAATGAATGACGAAGCCCACGCTGAAAGAAGAAAAAGTAATGAAGAGACTAATGAAGCTGAAAACGAGACACAGGAAGATAAACCAGCAAAAGGAAATATTAAGCTAGCTATTAAGACAATGCCAAAGGGGCCAACAAGGCCAAAAAGTGATTTTCAGCAGTTTTCTGTCAGTGACCAACAAACACTCCGCCTGCTACAACTAAGACGGTCTATAAATAATGCTGAAAAAGAAAAGCAACCGGACCCCACTCCCGCAAAGGAACGTAAGCTACACATGTGTTTGTTGTGTCCTTACACGAACCAGCGCCAAGACGCTTTAACAAATCACTATAAGAGACACGAAGATAACCTAAATGCCGCCAATGGCATTCATAAATGTCCACATTGTGACCTAGTCGTCGTTCAATCACACTTTCTGCGAGAACACCTAAAGACTCATTTTAATTATCAAAAGCATTTGACCCCTGAATGCTATGCAGCTAGTGAAGGTGTGACCTTTATCATAAAACAACTCGATGATGATGAAGATACAAAAGATGAAGACAAGAGTGAACATTTAAATGAAGATATCACTGATATTGAAGTCAAAGAAAAGGATGGTTTAATCGATGACAAGAAATCACAAGAAAACAACATATGTGATCTGAAAGATATCTTTAAAAATGGACAGAAAAAAGGtccaaaattaaatttaaaaattgcgGTGAAAGAAGAGACTTCTACTGATCTAGTTATTACTTTAGATGAAAAAATTACTTTCGACTCAAATGATAATAAGATATTCGTCAAACTTAAAACAGGGGAGCTTATTGTAGAGTAA